A region from the Rhodamnia argentea isolate NSW1041297 chromosome 7, ASM2092103v1, whole genome shotgun sequence genome encodes:
- the LOC115743577 gene encoding uncharacterized protein LOC115743577 → MAMLRFSASYLSAYVNNDYVSIPQSAYLGQSLEELLGFIVGSRGIEIDQSKVKAICELRPLSYVKEVHSLLWRLSYVARFISQMPETASPFFKLLKKNAKIVWDIECQIAFLKIQHYPTHSHVPVLPVPGVPLILYLTIYKESLGAVLVQKRPSDGKECAIYYLSKKFSDSEANYSEVEKTCVALIWVLHRLRQYTLHHRIMLTTECDPIKYLLEKPVLVGKLAKWQILISEFDVQTMTQKSVKGRAIADMLAESVAKPRIEDEIDPLDDCVLLITTEKWIMYFDGAINLSGSRTEAVLISPDGQHYPRAAKLLFSCTNNIANYEACILELQAAVEMEIRRLEVYGNSALIILRIEGKWKTRDPKLIPYHEFLEDIIEEFYEIAFEYLSRAQNRFADALATLSSMFQVIAGSNIEPLRIEILKHSAYSMLIEEEADGEPRYQDIKVYLQTGEFPKGSEVGDRKYLMKMSSKIFLSYDTLYKWSYDSVLPRCVDAKEGNRLMSEIYEGKCSPHMNGHLLSKKIMRLGYYWFTLEADCIQHVRSYH, encoded by the coding sequence ATGGCCATGTTGCGATTCTCCGCAAGCTATTTGAGCGCCTACGTAAATAACGATTACGTCTCAATCCCGCAAAGTGCGTATTTGGGGCAAAGTCTTGAGGAATTATTGGGTTTCATAGTCGGTAGTAGGGGCATCGAGATTGATCAGTCCAAGGTGAAAGCCATATGCGAGCTGCGACCCCTATCTTATGTGAAGGAAGTTCATAGTTTGCTATGGAGATTGAGctatgtggcaagattcatatcccaGATGCCCGAGACTGCCAGtccatttttcaagcttctcaagaagaatgcgAAGATTGTATGGGATATTGAATGTCAGATCGCTTTCTTGAAGATTCAGCATTATCCGACCCATTCCCATGTTCCGGTTCTACCTGTTCCCGGCGTGCCTCTAATCCTTTATCTGACTATCTACaaggagtccttgggagctgtATTGGTTCAAAAAAGACCATCGGATGGGAAAGAATGCGCGATATACTATCTTAGCAAGAAATTCTCCGATTCCGAAGCGAATTACTCGGAGGTTGAGAAGACTTGCGTAGCTCTGATTTGGGTGTTACATAGATTGCGGCAATATACCCTTCACCATCGGATCATGTTGaccaccgaatgtgatcccaTCAAGTATCTACTGGAAAAGCCGGTGTTGGTCGGCAAATTGGCTAAGTGGCAAATTCTTATTTCTGAGTTCGATGTACAGACCATGACACAGAAGTCGGTGAAAGGTCGAGCTATAGCAGACATGTTAGCAGAGAGCGTTGCAAAACCACGGATCGAAGATGAGATAGATCCTCTTGATGATTGTGTTTTACTAATAACTACAGAAAAGTGGATCATGTACTTCGATGGGGCTATTAACCTATCCGGATCTCGCACAGAGGCGGTCCTTATCTCCCCGGATGGCCAGCACTATCCAAGAGCCGCTAAGTTATTGTTTtcgtgcaccaataacatcgcTAATTACGAGGCCTGCATTCTCGAGCTGCAAGCTGCCGTGGAGATGGAAATTCGGAGGCTGGAGGTTTATGGCAACTCTGCCCTCATTATCCTTCGGATAGAAGGCAAGTGGAAGACTCGTGACCCGAAGTTGATCCCATATCACGAGTTTCTGGAAGATATAATCGAAGAGTTCTACGAGATAGCATTCGAGTATCTTTCTAGAGCCCAGAACCGGTTTGCAGATGCATTAGCCACCCTATCCTCAATGTTCCAAGTGATTGCGggttcaaacatcgagccattGAGAATTGAAATCTTAAAGCATTCCGCCTACTccatgctaatagaagaagaggcaGATGGAGAGCCCCGGTATCAAGATATTAAGGTTTATCTCCAGACTGGAGAGTTTCCTAAAGGTAGTGAAGTAGGCGACAGGAAATATCTAATGAAAATGTCTTCAAAGATTTTCCTCAGCTACGACACATTGTACAAGTGGTCATATGACTCCGTTCTCCCGAGGTGTGTTGACGCCAAGGAAGGCAATCGGTTGATGAGTGAAATCTACGAGGGTAAATGTAGCCCccacatgaatggccacctactaagtaagaagatcatgagattgggaTATTATTGGTTCACCTTGGAagccgattgtattcaacatgttcgCTCCTACCATTAG